The Pirellulales bacterium genomic interval GCCCCTCGCGCGTCAATGGCTGCGACATCAGCCCGCGCAAGTAGCGATTCTCTTCCCACAGCAGCTTCGCCTCCCGCACCGAGGCGCCGAGTTCAATCGCCTTCGAACCTTCCCAATAGCCGGTGACCAGGATCACGCCGTCGTGAAACACCGGCGTTGCGATCGATACGCCATAGGTCACTTCGTACGGCACGCTCCAATACACCTCGCCCGTCGCCGGCGCAATGCCAAGCACGTGCAGCGGCGTCCACGCCACCAATAGCGCTTCGCCCGCGTACTCGATCACAATTGGTGTGGCGTACCCTGCCGCATCCGCCGCCGCGCGCCAAACTTCATTACCCGTTGTTTGATCGAGCGCCACATAACAGCCATCGGGCTTGGCGCCAGGATGGTAGACGACCAGGTTTTGAAAGATCACCGGCGACGCCGCCAATCCCCATTCTGGTATCACGGCGCCCGCTTCACCGACAAAATCCTTCGACCACAACACCTTGCCGCTGGCCGCGTCCAGGCACAAGGCGTGCCCCATCGCCCCGAGCGTGTAAACGCGCCCCGCGTGCAGCGTTGGCGCCGCGCGTGGCCCGTTGCCGTAGTCCAAATTACCGTACTTCACGGGGTAGGCGTGTTGCCAAAGCAACTTGCCGGTCGCGGCTTCGTAGCAGAGTACCCGTTCGACCTCTGCCCCGGTGGTCGAGATTTCGGCCGTTTGGCGATCCATCGTCAGCGTGCGGCCATCGGCCACCACAATGCCAGCGTAGCCGCCGCCGATCGGTTGCTTCCACACCTGCGGCAGCCCAGCCGCCGGCCATTGATTAGGCAGTTTCGGCGCCTGCCACGTGCCATCGCCACGCGGCCCGCGCCAGCGCGGCCAATCTTCGCCATTGGCAGCGAAGCCAAGCGTCAGCGCAAAACTAAGGGCGACCGCGATCCAATTCGCCAGTCGCCCTGGTTGCGTCTCCACGCGCGGCATGCGCTA includes:
- a CDS encoding PQQ-like beta-propeller repeat protein — translated: MPRVETQPGRLANWIAVALSFALTLGFAANGEDWPRWRGPRGDGTWQAPKLPNQWPAAGLPQVWKQPIGGGYAGIVVADGRTLTMDRQTAEISTTGAEVERVLCYEAATGKLLWQHAYPVKYGNLDYGNGPRAAPTLHAGRVYTLGAMGHALCLDAASGKVLWSKDFVGEAGAVIPEWGLAASPVIFQNLVVYHPGAKPDGCYVALDQTTGNEVWRAAADAAGYATPIVIEYAGEALLVAWTPLHVLGIAPATGEVYWSVPYEVTYGVSIATPVFHDGVILVTGYWEGSKAIELGASVREAKLLWEENRYLRGLMSQPLTREGLVYSLDKSRGLTCFEMRTGKVLWNDGNRLTPRGRNPQASLVWLGDGNRAMALNSDGELVLARLNRDGYHEESRVKIVEPTWAHPALAGDLCWARGDNEMVCVRLTSEGDKP